A single window of Haliotis asinina isolate JCU_RB_2024 chromosome 5, JCU_Hal_asi_v2, whole genome shotgun sequence DNA harbors:
- the LOC137284503 gene encoding uncharacterized protein produces the protein MTMHPKPKSAPPRIKSKFMSNKSNAMKEMEAWVKKDADPLGANHEASRMSGQLVDNVTEERMLKSKLWDLSKERYKFLSQNAYEKKVFVDRMQRKSSVFKRILSQSDTASSRRSSIENSDSSVSSYRVRGTGKFLNARQAFLERMDPKNGRDRPKELRNSDQSVKGKSVTFIPDLVTEMASKPPGTYKLSETQGSKSWSNGSQASDAPRLPNVVVSAAGVSAASVTMLGAIGRESTEGGVKTWAKKGPSRKYGASMDSLTNDKRYSSLEHALTPIKDYQTSYDVKEIVKSMDCLHIPPRRPKESRPKIGMKALDFMKERGFVF, from the coding sequence ATGACAATGCATCCAAAACCAAAGAGCGCACCACCTCGGATTAAATCCAAGTTCATGTCCAACAAATCCAACGCCATGAAAGAGATGGAAGCGTGGGTTAAAAAAGATGCAGATCCGCTGGGAGCTAATCACGAGGCATCAAGAATGTCCGGTCAGCTGGTCGATAACGTTACAGAGGAAAGGATGCTGAAGTCGAAACTATGGGATCTGTCGAAAGAGAGGTACAAATTTCTCAGCCAGAATGCCTACGAGAAGAAGGTATTCGTCGACAGAATGCAGCGGAAGTCCAGTGTCTTCAAACGAATTTTGAGTCAGAGTGACACAGCTAGCAGCCGGAGATCTTCTATAGAGAACAGTGATTCCAGTGTATCTTCGTATCGTGTTAGGGGAACGGGGAAATTCTTGAATGCGCGTCAGGCGTTTCTTGAGAGGATGGATCCAAAAAACGGACGCGACAGACCAAAGGAATTGCGGAACAGCGACCAGAGTGTAAAGGGTAAATCGGTTACGTTCATACCAGATCTAGTTACCGAGATGGCTTCGAAACCACCAGGGACCTATAAGTTATCCGAGACTCAAGGTTCCAAATCCTGGAGCAACGGATCACAAGCATCAGATGCCCCAAGATTACCAAACGTTGTTGTGTCGGCAGCAGGTGTTTCTGCAGCCTCAGTAACGATGCTCGGTGCAATTGGACGAGAATCGACCGAGGGTGGAGTGAAAACATGGGCCAAAAAAGGACCTTCAAGGAAATACGGGGCGAGTATGGATAGTTTAACTAATGACAAACGTTATAGTAGTCTAGAACATGCTCTCACTCCTATAAAGGACTACCAGACGTCATACGACGTAAAGGAGATTGTGAAGAGCATGGACTGTCTCCATATCCCTCCACGGAGGCCCAAAGAGAGCAGACCTAAGATAGGGATGAAAGCATTGGACTTTATGAAGGAAAGGggttttgtgttttga
- the LOC137284256 gene encoding uncharacterized protein isoform X1 — MPQTRSSRKRDLSTPATGLEVKMGRIRRNPKLSSVGNSKTRKQQPSKDSIDTTDPSTSHLKGVLVDQMETLSKRVDERSAYVQRQQRAITEARERKETNQARIVEIVKDAVDMIKLKERKLMVALDEMVEKQLQQLNDEMLKDKADVHTLQQQSDFINKAIHDGDVTKYQTFLEDLTDVGYGTRQGDVIRPINTITFNHDSEKVGKVVDNLRLAEVDFTYHDNPLHVPVLVDTISCTSLNEKAPAIDATDVTVLDVEGSQVVVVTDGRNHQLISFYTGHQGPCYSVLKLDHFPYGIARQTENRIITALPKIGQLVTVEVAPEMTLLSKITCNARYYSVAVLSPTSLVAGGGQYATGYCIDIIDMAGNILRSITSSLIHFPAYLFVNNSGNIVASDGKTDSVFCITPDGDVVWKHDPSRTTPYVRWPNGIIQTSTGDILVSGVNGGDRKVMLLTDTGEFVRVVLTPDDGPQRPSGLCLDKRGYLFVCDGNDIKKFTFVAQKQ, encoded by the coding sequence ATGCCTCAAACTCGGTCCAGTCGCAAACGTGACCTCAGTACTCCAGCGACGGGGCTTGAAGTTAAGATGGGTCGAATCAGAAGGAATCCCAAATTGTCAAGTGTTGGCaattcaaaaacaagaaaacaacaaccaTCCAAGGACAGCATCGATACGACTGACCCCTCGACGTCACACCTCAAGGGCGTCCTGGTGGACCAAATGGAGACATTGTCCAAGAGAGTAGACGAACGGTCCGCTTACGTACAACGTCAACAGAGAGCCATTACAGAGGCACGTGAACGCAAAGAAACCAATCAAGCTCGCATTGTAGAAATCGTAAAGGATGCTGTGGATATGATTAAACTCAAAGAAAGGAAGCTGATGGTGGCGCTGGACGAAATGGTGGAGAAGCAACTTCAGCAGTTGAACGATGAAATGCTGAAGGATAAAGCGGACGTGCACACACTCCAACAACAATCTGACTTCATCAACAAAGCTATACATGATGGCGATGTGACGAAGTATCAGACTTTTCTGGAAGACTTGACGGACGTTGGGTATGGGACGCGCCAAGGGGATGTTATTCGTCCAATAAATACAATCACTTTCAATCACGACTCTGAGAAAGTTGGCAAAGTCGTTGACAACCTGCGCCTGGCGGAGGTTGATTTCACGTACCACGATAACCCCTTACATGTACCGGTGTTGGTTGACACGATCAGCTGCACATCTTTGAATGAAAAAGCCCCGGCAATAGATGCAACAGATGTGACTGTTCTCGATGTCGAGGGGTCGCAGGTAGTTGTCGTTACCGATGGAAGAAACCATCAACTGATATCTTTCTACACAGGACACCAGGGGCCTTGCTATAGTGTCCTTAAACTGGATCATTTCCCATATGGAATTGCACGTCAAACTGAGAACAGGATCATAACAGCTCTACCAAAGATTGGCCAGCTTGTAACTGTCGAAGTGGCCCCTGAAATGACACTCCTCTCAAAAATCACCTGCAATGCGCGATATTACAGTGTGGCCGTTCTCAGCCCTACGTCTTTGGTAGCGGGAGGAGGTCAGTACGCTACTGGCTACTGCATCGACATCATTGACATGGCAGGCAATATATTGAGATCAATAACCAGCTCCCTCATTCACTTCCCGGCTTACCTCTTCGTCAACAACAGCGGCAACATCGTTGCGTCCGACGGAAAAACAGATTCAGTATTTTGTATAACCCCCGATGGTGACGTGGTGTGGAAACACGACCCCAGCAGGACCACGCCGTACGTTAGGTGGCCCAACGGGATCATCCAGACCAGCACTGGGGACATCCTTGTGTCAGGAGTGAACGGCGGCGACCGGAAGGTGATGCTGCTCACAGACACGGGGGAGTTTGTCAGAGTCGTCCTCACGCCGGACGATGGGCCTCAGAGACCATCTGGACTGTGTCTTGATAAACGTGGTTATTTATTCGTATGTGACGGAAATGATATAAAAAAGTTTACCTTCGTTGCGCAGAAGCAGTGA
- the LOC137284256 gene encoding uncharacterized protein isoform X2 produces the protein MPQTRSGRKRGCRNPGRSNVVKMKKTLEQSKEGCTDPKEAEVTCKNDVSTESEKLDIAGKKESISRTIQTKLQNIQRLKASIVEARKARTRIQSEIRCASHTIVNQLRQKEKQLMDALDRVSENQFGLLSDDVSQNKTDIHLNSQKRAVLKKMLGDNDLMELYPGHENLLSGSPENEDQAVRLIRDVFVSQDTVNVKKGIEDLSFGQLDRTFQDLHDRSSRPRLLNTTTVALKDDFRQTGYVFDIIVLDVEGIKTIVVSDLHNRSVKSFYHRNGKSCHSEFGVATPHDLTHLEQNKVMVSAPETFRILILDVTPDLICLSDINTSFRYVGLRVLTPSTLVGCLFDTGRIDILDRKGKELKPVPFRGTGDKGGYNRLCVTNTGNILVSNWKKKSLVCLTPQGDSLWEHFPAEDGAFSRPFAVKTSGAGDILLADYETNRVIQLTESGRFVKDILVPEDGLTAPTALYLCNERHLFVGGGGEVKEYLLP, from the coding sequence ATGCCTCAGACACGATCTGGGAGAAAAAGAGGTTGTAGAAATCCTGGAAGATCAAACGTGGTAAAGATGAAGAAGACACTGGAACAAAGCAAAGAAGGTTGTACAGATCCAAAGGAAGCAGAGGTGACATGTAAAAATGATGTCAGCACTGAATCGGAGAAATTGGATATAGCTGGAAAGAAGGAATCAATTTCCCGAACAATCCAAACGAAACTTCAGAATATACAAAGATTAAAGGCAAGCATTGTCGAGGCACGTAAGGCAAGAACTAGAATTCAATCCGAAATTCGATGTGCCAGTCATACAATTGTCAATCAGTTAAGACAGAAAGAGAAACAGTTGATGGACGCACTTGACAGAGTCTCTGAGAACCAGTTTGGGTTGTTGTCAGATGATGTaagtcaaaacaaaacagacattcatttgAACAGTCAGAAAAGGGCTGTTCTCAAGAAGATGCTTGGCGACAACGACTTGATGGAACTGTATCCCGGTCATGAGAACCTTCTGTCAGGCTCACCGGAGAATGAAGACCAGGCAGTACGCCTTATACGCGATGTCTTCGTATCACAGGACACTGTAAATGTCAAGAAGGGCATTGAAGACCTTTCCTTTGGCCAGCTTGATCGTACATTCCAGGATTTACATGACCGTTCGTCTCGTCCACGACTTTTGAATACGACCACTGTTGCCCTCAAAGATGACTTCCGTCAGACTGGCTACGTATTTGATATTATTGTCCTTGATGTTGAAGGTATCAAGACCATTGTTGTGTCCGACCTTCACAATAGATCCGTGAAGTCCTTTTACCACAGAAATGGCAAATCTTGTCATAGTGAGTTTGGCGTGGCCACACCTCATGATCTAACACACCTGGAACAAAACAAAGTAATGGTGTCTGCCCCTGAAACCTTCAGGATATTAATCCTAGACGTCACGCCTGACCTCATTTGCCTCTCTGATATCAACACAAGCTTTCGGTACGTTGGCCTACGTGTGCTAACCCCTTCCACACTAGTAGGGTGTTTGTTTGATACAGGACGCATTGATATCCTGGACAGGAAGGGAAAGGAACTCAAACCAGTACCGTTTCGAGGCACTGGAGACAAAGGAGGGTATAACAGATTGTGTGTTACAAATACTGGAAACATACTCGTATCCAACTGGAAGAAGAAGTCTCTCGTTTGCCTGACACCACAGGGAGATTCATTGTGGGAGCACTTCCCTGCTGAGGATGGGGCGTTCAGCAGACCCTTCGCAGTGAAGACTAGCGGAGCTGGGGACATCCTTCTAGCAGACTATGAAACCAACAGGGTGATCCAGCTGACCGAGTCTGGACGGTTTGTCAAGGACATTCTTGTGCCTGAAGATGGACTGACTGCTCCTACTGCCTTGTATCTATGCAATGAGAGACACCTGTTTgttggtgggggtggggaagTGAAGGAGTATCTTTTACCCTAA